One genomic segment of Pedobacter endophyticus includes these proteins:
- a CDS encoding LacI family DNA-binding transcriptional regulator — MREKKVSIKDIAKQLGTSTTTVSFVINGKGREKKISDELIEKVEELVAKLNYQPNALAKSFRTGKTKTIGFIVDEISQPFFSGIARFIDEIASEYGYNILFSSTKNNKKRGSEILEVFSGRCVDGFIIALPGGLEEEVQRIIASGIPVVLFDRYLPAIDSDYVLIDNENSVKQAVDHLQANGYKHIAFVTIETDEKQMVDREIGYENAVRTHGLETCVKRINYQNKKQSVDEIKSFLLKNNELDAVIFSCNYLSVDGLDALVAAELKIGEDMAVVSFDDLDMLRYLKPSITAISQPLEEIATKIIETLLYRMSDNSSKDKIFITLDAKLEIRDSSKPVNQNIFNS, encoded by the coding sequence GTGAGAGAAAAGAAAGTATCGATAAAAGACATCGCGAAGCAGCTTGGTACTTCGACCACCACGGTTTCTTTTGTTATCAATGGAAAAGGAAGGGAAAAGAAAATCAGCGATGAGCTTATTGAAAAGGTAGAGGAACTAGTGGCCAAGCTAAATTACCAGCCCAACGCACTTGCCAAAAGCTTCAGAACTGGAAAAACAAAGACTATCGGTTTCATCGTTGATGAAATTTCGCAGCCTTTTTTCTCTGGAATTGCAAGGTTTATCGACGAAATAGCTTCAGAGTACGGTTATAACATACTTTTTAGCAGTACAAAAAACAATAAGAAAAGAGGAAGCGAAATTCTCGAAGTTTTTAGCGGGCGGTGTGTCGATGGATTTATCATCGCCTTACCCGGCGGACTTGAAGAAGAAGTGCAGCGGATTATCGCATCAGGCATTCCTGTGGTCCTGTTCGACCGATATTTGCCTGCAATTGATAGCGACTATGTTCTGATTGATAACGAAAACAGTGTGAAACAGGCTGTAGATCATCTCCAGGCTAATGGTTATAAGCACATTGCTTTTGTAACTATAGAAACCGACGAAAAGCAAATGGTAGATCGCGAGATTGGCTATGAAAACGCTGTTCGGACACACGGGTTAGAAACCTGCGTAAAACGAATCAACTACCAGAATAAAAAACAGAGCGTTGATGAAATAAAAAGCTTCTTGCTAAAAAACAACGAACTCGATGCCGTAATATTTTCGTGTAACTACCTCAGTGTTGATGGGCTGGACGCTCTTGTCGCAGCCGAACTCAAAATCGGGGAAGATATGGCCGTGGTTTCTTTCGATGATCTCGATATGTTGCGTTACCTCAAACCATCAATAACCGCAATATCGCAGCCGTTAGAAGAAATTGCGACGAAAATCATAGAAACATTACTGTACCGAATGTCGGACAATTCATCTAAAGACAAAATTTTTATAACACTCGATGCGAAGCTGGAAATTCGCGACTCTTCGAAACCAGTTAATCAAAATATTTTTAATTCCTAG